The Halalkalicoccus tibetensis genome contains the following window.
CTCGTCGATCTCCTCGCAGCCCGGCGGGACGTCCCGTCCGCGCTCGGAGAAGTAGCCCTCCGGGGCGACCCAGTCGTTGTAGAACTGCAGGTCCGAGTCGTGGATCAGCGTCAGGGCGACCTGCGCGCCGTGGCCCGCCGAGATCACGGTCTGGTGGTACTGTTTGGCGATCCGGCCCGCCGCGTAGATCCCCTCGACGGCGGTGTGGCCGTCGCCGTCGGTCCCGATGTACTGCTTGGAGCCCCGCCGGTCGAGCTCGACGTCGAGCGCCTCCAGATAGCTTGAGTCGGACCACGAGGCGGCGATTACGCGCCCGGCTTCGTAGACCTCGCCGTCCTCGGTGGCGACCTCGAAGCCCCCCTCGTCGTCGGTTCCCTCCGTTCCCTCCTCGGCGGCATGGGTGATCTGGGTCACGGTCCCTTCCGCCAGCGTACAGCCGGCGCGCTCGGCCTGCGCGCGGGCCATGTCGAGGAAGAGCCGCGAGTCGACGCCCGCGGGGAACCCGGGGTAGTTCTCGAGATGGGCGTTTCGCCGCAGGATCGACTCGTCGCCGCCGACGATCAGCGTCTCCAGGCCCGCACGCGAGGTGAAGGTCCCTGCAGTGAGCCCGGCGACCCCGCCGCCGACGATCAGCACGTCCGGTTGCATACCCCCATCCAGCCCCCCGGCGCTCGTAAGGATGTCCCTCGAAATCAGATCGGATAATTATAATAACTTTAATTATACTTTGGTCCC
Protein-coding sequences here:
- a CDS encoding NAD(P)/FAD-dependent oxidoreductase, with the protein product MQPDVLIVGGGVAGLTAGTFTSRAGLETLIVGGDESILRRNAHLENYPGFPAGVDSRLFLDMARAQAERAGCTLAEGTVTQITHAAEEGTEGTDDEGGFEVATEDGEVYEAGRVIAASWSDSSYLEALDVELDRRGSKQYIGTDGDGHTAVEGIYAAGRIAKQYHQTVISAGHGAQVALTLIHDSDLQFYNDWVAPEGYFSERGRDVPPGCEEIDEEERERRAEESRETMREWFAEPHDDEPTPHPSLADE